One Prunus dulcis chromosome 8, ALMONDv2, whole genome shotgun sequence DNA window includes the following coding sequences:
- the LOC117638875 gene encoding plant intracellular Ras-group-related LRR protein 1-like produces the protein MDPNPSNFPILSYVMNRLPSLGTKHTAPTTPIASDLHSIHIDAHPQPPSKSSTDPSSSSSQTTIVDHMPHLSDPKVLASMTRAISDVSQTRSVLKTLGDRPDHEAVDVSKARLAAVDSDLAKKLEELVLSPRPADVDRLQWRAHLAEREQECRESAEKEKQGYKAIVQLDELHSAYEKLLKDAEQRLVKIYESAEAGVVVEDDKVEEEGFTSDRVHEEVVGILQEASGTELDRVNLSGRRLRFLPEAFGRIRGLLMLDLSNNELQVIPDSIAGLEKLEELNLSSNLLEALPDSIGMLQNLKVLSAYGNKLSALPDSICQCRSLVELDVSFNGLTYLPTNIGFELVNLQKLSIQLNKIRSLPTSVCELRSLRYLDAHFNELRCLPLAFGRLTNLQILNLCSNFTDLTELPDTFGDLTNLKELDLSNNQIHALPDTFGRLDNLTKLNVDGNPLVLPPPDVVQQGVEAVKVFMAKRWLEILVEEERKSMLQVQEREETGWLTRSTSWLKDYVSGVSEYIGSPRTARDPILDQQL, from the exons ATGGATCCCAACCCGTCCAACTTCCCCATCCTCTCCTACGTCATGAACCGCCTCCCCTCCTTGGGGACCAAGCACACCGCACCCACCACCCCCATCGCCTCTGACCTCCATTCCATCCACATCGACGCCCACCCACAACCACCATCCAAATCCTCCACCGAtccatcctcctcctcctctcaaACCACGATCGTTGACCACATGCCTCACTTGTCCGACCCCAAGGTCCTCGCCTCCATGACCCGGGCCATCTCCGACGTCTCCCAGACCCGCTCCGTTCTCAAAACCCTCGGCGACCGCCCCGACCACGAGGCCGTCGACGTTTCCAAGGCCAGGCTCGCCGCCGTCGATTCCGATTTGGCAAAGAAGCTAGAGGAGCTCGTTCTCTCGCCCCGCCCTGCTGACGTCGACCGACTCCAGTGGCGGGCCCACCTTGCGGAGAGAGAGCAGGAGTGCCGCGAGTCGGCGGAGAAGGAGAAACAAGGCTACAAGGCGATTGTGCAGCTGGATGAGTTGCACTCCGCCTACGAGAAGCTTCTCAAGGACGCCGAGCAGAGGCTCGTCAAGATTTACGAGTCGGCCGAGGCCGGCGTCGTCGTCGAAGATGAcaaggtggaggaggagggttTCACCAGCGACCGAGTCCATGAGGAGGTGGTTGGGATTCTACAGGAGGCATCCGGAACCGAGCTGGACAGGGTCAACCTCTCCGGTCGGCGGTTGCGGTTCTTGCCCGAGGCCTTTGGCCGGATTCGCGGTTTGCTTATGCTCGATCTTTCCAATAATGAACTCCAG GTAATTCCTGATTCAATAGCTGGATTAGAGAAGCTTGAAGAGCTAAATTTGTCTTCGAATCTTCTGGAGGCACTGCCAGACTCAATCGGGATGTTGCAGAATTTGAAGGTCCTGAGTGCCTATGGGAACAAGCTAAGTGCCCTTCCTGACTCTATCTGTCAATGCAG GTCATTGGTGGAGTTGGATGTGAGCTTCAACGGCCTCACATACTTGCCAACCAACATTGGTTTTGAGTTGGTCAATCTACAGAAGCTTTCTATCCAATTAAACAAAATACGTTCCCTTCCCACCTCTGTCTGTGAGTTGAGGTCCTTGCGCTACTTGGATGCTCACTTCAATGAGCTCCGCTGCCTTCCTCTAGCCTTTGGCCGGTTGACCAATCTTCAAATCCTCAATCTCTGCAGTAATTTTACCGATCTCACAGAGCTGCCCGACACTTTCGGTGATTTAACCAACCTCAAGGAACTTGACCTCAGCAACAATCAGATTCATGCTCTTCCAGATACTTTTGGCCGCCTGGACAATTTGACCAAACTTAATGTGGACGGGAACCCTCTTGTGCTTCCACCCCCGGACGTAGTTCAACAAGGTGTGGAAGCTGTCAAGGTTTTCATGGCCAAGAGATGGTTAGAGATACTGgtggaagaagaaaggaagagcATGCTTCAAGTACAAGAACGAGAAGAAACAGGATGGTTGACACGCAGCACTTCCTGGTTGAAGGATTATGTTTCTGGTGTGTCTGAATATATTGGATCTCCAAGAACTGCTAGAGACCCTATTCTTGACCAGCAGCTATGA
- the LOC117637252 gene encoding probable carboxylesterase 18, translating to MDQNQKQLASPHLSWSLRLFLSSFSFAVDVSRRSNGTLNRCFINLLDFKSPPLTKPHKNLKSSDVIVDSSRNLWFRLYTPTASASATTLPVIVFFHGGGFAFMAANSKPYDDFCQKLARELPAVVVSVNYRLTPEHRYPCQYDDAHDVLKFMENDGHYFEGANLKQCFLAGDSAGGNIAHHVALRYSGHVFQNLKVVGILSIQPFFGGEERTEPERRLVGVPIVNLERTDWMWRAFLPDASDRDHPAANVFGPKSEDISGSDYPATIVFVGGFDPLQEWQKRYYEGLKKSGKEAELVYYPNAIHTFYCHPELEDRAAFFNKVKDFVQLQIALS from the coding sequence ATGgaccaaaaccaaaagcagCTAGCCTCCCCACATCTTTCATGGAGCCTCCGCCTCTTCCTGTCCTCCTTTTCCTTCGCCGTAGACGTCTCTCGCCGCTCAAACGGCACTCTCAACCGTTGTTTCATCAACCTCCTGGACTTCAAATCCCCTCCTCTAACCAAACCTCACAAAAACCTCAAAAGCTCTGACGTCATCGTCGACTCGTCCCGCAACCTCTGGTTCCGCCTCTACACTCCCACCGCCTCCGCATCCGCCACCACCCTTCCCGTCATCGTCTTCTTCCACGGCGGAGGGTTTGCGTTCATGGCCGCCAACTCAAAACCTTACGACGACTTCTGCCAGAAACTCGCTCGCGAACTCCCAGCCGTCGTGGTCTCCGTCAACTACCGCCTCACTCCTGAGCATCGGTATCCGTGCCAATACGACGACGCACACGACGTCTTGAAATTCATGGAGAACGACGGCCACTACTTCGAGGGCGCGAATCTCAAACAATGCTTTCTCGCGGGAGACAGCGCGGGTGGAAACATAGCGCACCACGTGGCGCTCAGATATAGCGGACACGTGTTCCAGAATCTGAAGGTTGTTGGGATCTTGTCGATCCAGCCGTTTTTCGGAGGAGAGGAACGGACGGAACCCGAAAGGAGGCTGGTGGGAGTGCCGATAGTGAATTTGGAGCGGACGGACTGGATGTGGAGGGCGTTTTTGCCGGACGCGTCGGATCGGGATCACCCGGCGGCGAACGTGTTCGGACCCAAATCGGAGGATATATCGGGGTCGGATTATCCGGCGACGATTGTGTTCGTGGGAGGATTTGATCCGCTGCAAGAGTGGCAGAAGAGATACTACGAGGGGTTGAAGAAAAGCGGGAAAGAAGCTGAGCTGGTGTATTATCCGAACGCCATTCATACTTTCTATTGTCATCCGGAGTTAGAAGATCGTGCTGCTTTTTTTAACAAAGTCAAAGATTTCGTGCAATTGCAAATAGCTCTCTCATAG
- the LOC117637253 gene encoding eukaryotic translation initiation factor 2D — translation MFKKAVEARSHQRLSGADRKKLKRSLKNKFPRASESDIDSLLPPKVEIAVAKFQNRVHVYGVEGGFPIFFDIDGRGTDIFPTVYALWKVPDLLPSFVLKGGEVSRYIIGGADLMFPGISIPAEGLPSFIAGEAWAVKVPGNPAPIAVGTTTMSSTEAAKAGLRGKALKIMHYYHDLLWESVECPYVPNAGFFEDVVFEDPTLSSLQVSDSYSGANYSSNDQQNGISDKENGQSVDVADVLSEPSSASVAQTNSGNEIAEEIAAHVDDLKVTDDGSADQSIGEDQHPLSTEDVDTLLEKCLLQALHTTVKDKDLPMPGSTLWSNHVLPCRPSGITLDIKKSSYKKLSKWLQAKSSTGLITVKEDKYKKESILLSVNRKHPDYSSFKPEKRQVEKTFQTGVPTISESRSLKMLEVVEVYKPSVHVNPILASVGADTGKLYSASEATDIVFTYVEKENLVKQTDKSIVVLDPILCDALFKGAIKKGTMYPTEIHKRDLGAAFVNRMQAHHVVTRGSESVVRKGGLKTIQIMTERRQGNKKVTKLSGLETFLVDPEALASELQKKFACSTTVAELPGKKGHEVVVQGGVIDDLAKHMIEQYGIPKRFIEVLDKTRR, via the exons ATGTTCAAGAAGGCAGTGGAAGCAAGGTCGCACCAGAGACTGTCAGGGGCTGATAGGAAGAAGCTTAAGAGAAGCCTCAAAAACAAATTTCCCAGAGCTTCTGAGTCCGATATCGATTCTTTACTCCCTCCCAAG GTGGAGATAGCAGttgcaaaatttcaaaatcgaGTCCATGTATATGGTGTAGAGGGAGGCTTTCCTATCTTCTTTGATATTGATGGGCGTGGCACAGACATTTTTCCCACAG TTTATGCGCTCTGGAAGGTCCCTGATCTCTTGCCTTCTTTCGTGCTGAAAGGGGGTGAGGTTTCTCGATATATCATTGGAGGGGCGGATTTGATGTTCCCTGGTATCAGCATACCTGCTGAAGGTCTACCTTCATTTATAGCAGGGGAAGCATGGGCAGTAAAAGTTCCAGGAAATCCAGCTCCAATTGCT GTGGGGACTACCACTATGAGCAGTACTGAAGCAGCAAAAGCTGGCTTACGAGGAAAGGCCTTAAAGATTATGCACTATTACCATGACTTACTTTG GGAGTCAGTAGAGTGTCCTTATGTGCCAAATGCGGGCTTTTTTGAAGATGTTGTGTTTGAGGATCCTACCTTGTCATCATTGCAAGTTTCTGATTCATACTCTGGTGCAAATTATAGTTCAAATGATCAACAGAATGGCATCAGTGATAAGGAAAATGGGCAATCTGTTGATGTTGCTGATGTGCTCTCTGAACCTAGTTCTGCTTCGGTGGCACAGACCAATTCTGGGAATGAGATTGCTGAAGAAATAGCTGCACATGTAGACGATCTGAAGGTAACAGATGATGGCTCTGCTGATCAGTCGATTGGGGAGGATCAACATCCTCTTTCCACTGAGGATGTAGACACGCTTTTAGAAAAATGCCTTTTGCAAGCGCTGCATACAACTGTTAAGGATAAAGACCTTCCCATGCCTGGAAGCACACTTTG GTCAAACCATGTTTTGCCTTGTAGGCCTTCCGGGATCACACTAGACATCAAGAAATCATCATACAAAAAATTATCGAAGTGGTTACAAGCTAAATCTTCTACGGGATTG ATTACAGTGAAAGaagataaatataaaaaggagtCCATATTATTATCCGTTAACCGCAAGCATCCAGATTACTCATCTTTCAAGCCAGAGAAACGGCAAGTGGAGAAAACTTTTCAAACTGGTGTTCCTACCATCAGTGAAAGTCGGTCACTCAAAATGCTTGAAGTGGTCGAGGTCTATAAACCAAGTGTACACGTAAATCCCATATTAGCTTCTGTAGGGGCTGACACAGGAAAACTTTACAGTGCTTCAGAGGCCACTGATATTGTCTTTACATatgttgaaaaagaaaacttggtTAAGCAGACAGATAAATCCATTGTGGTTTTGGATCCAATATTATGTGATGCACTGTTTAAAGGAGCCATAAAAAAAGGTACAATGTACCCAACGGAAATTCATAAGAGGGATTTAGGAGCAGCATTTGTAAACCGGATGCAAGCCCATCACGTTGTGACGAGGGGAAGTGAGTCGGTTGTTCGTAAAGGTGGTTTgaaaacaatacaaataatgACAGAAAGGCGGCAAGGTAATAAGAAAGTAACCAAATTGTCAGGACTGGAAACTTTTTTGGTGGACCCTGAAGCTTTGGCATCAGAGCTACAGAAGAAGTTTGCTTGCAGCACAACAGTGGCTGAACTACCAG GTAAGAAAGGGCATGAGGTTGTGGTTCAAGGTGGTGTGATTGATGATCTGGCAAAGCATATGATTGAACAATATGGGATCCCAAAGAGATTCATTGAGGTTCTTGATAAAACCAGGAGATGA